CAGTCGATACATTTAAAAAGACTTGTTCTCAAGCACCTTTGTAATATTAACACACTCTATTAATAAACGTCAATACTTTAATTTATAAAATTTAATTTTTTAGTGTATCTTTTTTTTAAGATAATGCTTACAATAAATTTATAGAATACTAGGAGGAATTTTTTATTATGAATCTTAAAAAATTAGTTGGCATTGAATCAGCAAATTATGTAAAAGACGGTATGATTGTCGGTCTTGGTACTGGATCAACAGCTTACTATATGGTAGAAGAAATTGGACGTCGTGTAAAAGAAGAAGGATTAAATATTACCGGGGTAACCACATCCAAAGCAACACAGGTACAAGCTTTAGCTTTGGATATTCCTTTAAAAAGTATCGATGAAGTAGACTACGTTGATTTAACGATTGATGGTGCTGATGAAATCTCTGATGACTTCCAAGGAATAAAAGGTGGGGGTGCTGCCCTTCTATTTGAAAAAATTGTCGGAACTTATTCAAAAGAAATCATTTGGATAGTTGATGAATCAAAAATGGTGAAACATTTAGGTACTTTTCCACTTCCTATTGAAGTGATTCCTTATGGAAGTGCTCAACTATTTAAAGTATTTAATGAAAATAAGTTAAATCCAATTTTACGTCTAACGGACGATGGTAATCCTTTGCTAACAGACAGTAAAAATTATATTATAGACTTACACCTAGAAAAAATTGAGAATCCTGGAGAATTAGCTGCTTGGCTAGATACTCAAGTTGGTATTGTTGAGCATGGCTTATTCTTAAATATGGTGAATCGAGTAATTGTTGGCACACAAAATGATGGGGTTAAAACAATCGACATTTCTAGATAATAACTTATATATACGAAGGGTAGATGAACCAGATGAAAACATTAGTTTTTATTCGACATGGACAAAGCGTATGGAACTCTCTTAACTTATTTACTGGATGGGTAGATGTTGATCTAAGTGAAC
This genomic stretch from Vagococcus sp. CY52-2 harbors:
- the rpiA gene encoding ribose-5-phosphate isomerase RpiA, translating into MNLKKLVGIESANYVKDGMIVGLGTGSTAYYMVEEIGRRVKEEGLNITGVTTSKATQVQALALDIPLKSIDEVDYVDLTIDGADEISDDFQGIKGGGAALLFEKIVGTYSKEIIWIVDESKMVKHLGTFPLPIEVIPYGSAQLFKVFNENKLNPILRLTDDGNPLLTDSKNYIIDLHLEKIENPGELAAWLDTQVGIVEHGLFLNMVNRVIVGTQNDGVKTIDISR